A genomic window from Punica granatum isolate Tunisia-2019 chromosome 2, ASM765513v2, whole genome shotgun sequence includes:
- the LOC116194826 gene encoding protein SINE1-like, translating to MTRNFSPVLCTELANLDKDADSRKSAMRALESYVKEMDSGSIPLFLSQLSEIRETGTLSEEFGVSLYEVLARAHGVDIIPHIDSIVEAIVRTLGSSGGSFHLQQACSKVIPAIARYCIDPVTAEDKKRDIVHRLCNPLCESLLGSQESLSAGAALCLKALVDSDNWQFASDAMVNKVSLNVAVVLDVKSNQTNTHMGLVMALAKKNALTVEAYARLLIASGLRILNAGAKECNSQKRLSAIQMVNFLMKSLDPRSVYSELDLIIEEIGKYESADQMAFVNGAASEALQTARRIIAEKERKSERDSTPKSKSNFVNSSRRNYLGCSNQSPESHSLGSLSGSDSPLGLPNTPSQVSSELDCDNRSVKQRVRRFENGLVDVSLRDGLFSELSRGNDGYTNSENCRSQETDDHGGNCSEEFTGFALGSPLNGEVSESLTPSPRSQEMDHSNGGNSSEEIVEFVQESASNGADSRSLTPSLQRLSSKFYIGNTHMFTSPRINVHSLQHTSHSNSGSSEEKQSEMFTSSPSSKCDCSQTGSNDFNAYLSDPNGELVEQENGNEHLGVEQIQFGSESVLSTDTAAAAGLMHQLVILDDKKIKQTLDIKTQRRSYTRICSILFLLLAVIISLLWINDNKEVRHVVPT from the exons ATGACTCGGAATTTCTCCCCAGTTCTATGCACGGAATTGGCCAATCTCGACAAAGATGCTGACAGTCGTAAATCGGCCATGAGAGCCCTGGAGTCTTATGTGAAAGAGATGGACTCGGGTTCTATCCCTCTCTTCCTTTCACAGCTCTCGGAAATCAGAGAGACTGGTACTTTGTCCGAGGAATTTGGAGTTTCTCTCTATGAAGTTCTTGCTCGGGCTCATGGAGTTGATATCATTCCTCACATTGACAGCATCGTGGAAGCTATTGTGAGGACCTTAGGTTCTAGTGGAGGGTCGTTCCATCTTCAACAGGCATGCTCTAAGGTAATTCCCGCGATTGCAAGATACTGCATCGACCCTGTAACAGCAGAGGACAAGAAGAGGGATATAGTCCACAGGCTGTGCAACCCTCTCTGTGAGTCTCTTCTGGGTTCACAAGAGAGCCTAAGTGCGGGTGCAGCCCTTTGTTTAAAGGCTCTTGTGGACTCGGACAATTGGCAGTTTGCTTCTGATGCAATGGTGAACAAGGTATCTTTGAATGTTGCTGTGGTTTTGGATGTGAAGTCGAATCAGACTAATACACACATGGGACTTGTGATGGCATTGGCAAAGAAAAATGCCCTGACCGTGGAAGCTTATGCAAGATTGTTGATAGCGTCTGGTTTGAGAATCTTGAATGCTGGAGCAAAGGAGTGTAACTCGCAGAAGAGGTTGTCTGCTATTCAAATGGTGAACTTCTTGATGAAGTCCTTGGATCCTCGGAGCGTATACTCCGAGCTTGATCTGATAATTGAAGAGATTGGGAAGTATGAGTCTGCTGATCAGATGGCTTTTGTCAACGGGGCAGCCTCTGAAGCTCTGCAAACTGCGAGGAGAATCATCGCcgagaaagaaaggaaatctGAGAGGGATTCGACACCTAAATCGAAGTCAAATTTTGTTAATTCCTCGAGGAGAAACTATCTTGGCTGTAGTAACCAATCGCCCGAATCGCACAGCCTAGGTTCCCTTTCCGGGTCTGACTCTCCGCTGGGACTACCAAACACACCAAGTCAGGTTTCTTCAGAGTTGGACTGTGATAATAGGTCTGTGAAGCAGAGAGTACGGAGGTTTGAGAATGGACTTGTCGATGTGTCTCTAAGGGATGGATTGTTTTCGGAGTTAAGTCGCGGGAATGATGGATATACAAATTCTGAGAACTGTAGAAGTCAGGAGACGGATGATCATGGAGGAAACTGCTCAGAGGAATTCACTGGGTTTGCACTAGGAAGCCCCCTAAATGGGGAGGTATCAGAGAGCCTGACACCGAGTCCAAGAAGTCAGGAGATGGATCACAGTAATGGAGGAAATAGCTCGGAGGAAATCGTAGAGTTTGTGCAAGAAAGTGCCTCAAATGGAGCAGATTCTCGAAGTCTGACACCAAGTCTCCAG AGGTTATCATCCAAATTTTATATTGGGAACACTCATATGTTCACATCTCCAAGAATAAATGTCCACTCACTTCAGCATACAAGTCACAGTAATTCTGGATCATCGGAGGAGAAGCAGAGTGAGATGTTTACAAGCTCGCCTTCGAGCAAATGTGACTGCAGTCAAACAGGAAGTAATGACTTCAATGCGTATCTAAGTGATCCCAATGGAGAGCTCGTAGAGCAAGAGAATGGAAATGAACATCTCGGTGTAGAGCAGATTCAATTTGGCTCAGAATCAGTCTTGTCAACAGACACGGCTGCTGCTGCTGGCTTAATGCATCAGCTGGTGATCCTTGATGATAAGAAGATAAAGCAAACACTCGACATAAAGACTCAGAGGAGAAGTTATACCCGGATCTGCAGCATATTATTTCTTCTGCTGGCAGTGATCATTTCATTGCTCTGGATCAATGACAACAAAGAGGTTCGCCATGTTGTGCCAACTTGA